The following are encoded together in the Apodemus sylvaticus chromosome 11, mApoSyl1.1, whole genome shotgun sequence genome:
- the LOC127696847 gene encoding LOW QUALITY PROTEIN: mitochondrial pyruvate carrier 1-like (The sequence of the model RefSeq protein was modified relative to this genomic sequence to represent the inferred CDS: inserted 2 bases in 1 codon; substituted 1 base at 1 genomic stop codon) → MAGALAYKAAGYVRSKDLGDYLMSTNFWGPVANWSLPIAAINNMKKSPEIISGRMTFTLCCCSXDLQPRNWXRHVASEAVQLIQGGRLMNYEMSKRSSA, encoded by the exons ATGGCTGGGGCGCTAGCTTACAAAGCAGCAGGCTATGTCCGGAGCAAGGACTTAGGAGACTATCTCATGAGTACGAACTTCTGGGGCCCAGTTGCCAACTGGAGTCTCCCCATTGCTGCTATCAATAACATGAAGAAATCTCCAGAGATTATCAGTGGGCGGATGACTTTCACTCTCTGTTGCTGTTCATGAGATTTGCAGCCTCGAAACTG CCGCCATGTAGCAAGCGAAGCAGTGCAGCTCATTCAGGGTGGACGACTTATGAACTATGAGATGAGTAAGAGGTCATCTGCGTAG